The Pseudomonadota bacterium genome includes the window CGCCCACGCGCCAATGAAAAGGATGGCGCGGCCTGAAGAGATTGCCGACGCCATCCTCTATTTCGCGTCGGACAGCGCCTCGTTCACGACGGGCGTCGCCATGCCCGTCGATGGCGGGACACTGTCCGGGGCTTAGAGCAGATCGCGCTCTAGTCGTCAGTTATGCTCGAGCGTGAGTTCGGCAACGCCCGCGGCGATGTTCAGGCCTTCGCCGCCTTGAACGCTGAGCGGCTGAAGCGCCAGCGACTTTTCACCGAACACTAGGACGTTGGCGCCGACACCATAGCCGGCTGCGACCTCGGCGCTGACGCCGCCATAGGATCCGGCGAGACCACCCGCCGGCACCGGCTGACCGGTTGACAGCACGCCCCACAGCATGACCGAGCTCTCCATGTAGCCGATGTCGATACCGTAGCGTTCGATGGTGCCGGTATAGGTCTCGACGGTACCGTCACCGACCGGGTCGAACGTGCAGGTGACATCGCGGGTCGAGCCGAAGATGAAGCTGACGGAGCCTTCGACATCGCAGCGCAGATAGCCGGCCTCGGTGTCGATCGAATCAGCGTTGGCCGCGATAGGCAACGATGTGGCAGCGGCCAAAGCAGCGGCCGCGCAGAGGCGGCGAACGGTGGATGACATGGTGTTTTCCCTTCCCTCAGGTCGAATGACGCCCGTCCTTAGCTGGTCACCGCCAGAGCGTTCGTCAAGGGCGGACGCTTGCGCACCTCCCCCAATCCGGTCTAACGCTCAGCATTCCAGGAATCAGAGGCAGGTCATGGCGGCAACAAAAGAAGGTGATAACCGAAAACTCGGCTTTTCGACGCGGGCGATCCATCACGGATACGACCCGGCAAGCGAACACGGCGCGCTGACGCCGCCGATCTTCATGACATCGACCTATGCGTTCGAATCGGCGGAAGCCGGTGGCGAGATGTTCCGCGGCGAACGACCGGGCTTTGTCTACGGCCGCACGCGTAATCCGACACAGGCACTTTTGGAAGAACGGGTGGCCAGCCTTGAGGGTGGCGAAGCGGCACTGGCGCTCGCGACCGGCATGGGCGCGATTACCGCGACCATGTGGACGTTGCTGTCGGCAGGCGACCAGGTGGTGCTGGACCACACCGTCTACGGCAACACGTTCTCGTTCTTCACCCATGGACTGCCGCGTTTCGGCGTCGACGTACGCCTCGCCGATCTGACCGATCCCGCCAATCTGGAAGCGGTCATTACCGACAAGACCAAGGTCGTCTTCTTCGAAACGCCAGCCAACCCGAACCTTCGCGTCATCGACATTGCCGCCATCTCCGCGATCGCCAGGGCGCATGGCGCGCTCACGGTCGTCGACAACACGTTCTCGACCCCGGCCCTGCAACGGCCGCTTGATCATGGCGCCGATCTGGTCGTTCATTCGGCGACGAAGTTTCTTGGCGGTCACGGCGATCTGCTGGCCGGTCTTCTTGTCGGCCCCGCCGATACCGTTCACCAGGTGCGCCAGCACGGGCTGCGCTACCTGACCGGCGCGACCCTGTCACCGATGGCGGCGTTTTTGATCATGCGTGGGCTCAAGACCCTGGAAATTCGCATGGCTCGCCACTCGGAAAGCGCGATGCGTATTGCCGACACGCTGGCCGGACACCGCGCGATCGCGTCCTTGTCTTATCCGTGGCGCGAGGACTTCGCCCAGCGCGATGTCGCGCGCCGTCAGATGTCCGGCGGCGGCGGTCTCTTGGCGTTCGAACTGAAGGGCGGCATGGCGGCCGGACTGGCGTTCATGAACCACGTTGATCTGGTGACGCGCGCCGTCAGCCTGGGCGACAGCGAAACGCTTGTGCAGCACCCCGCCAGCATGACCCACTCGTCCTACAGCCCGGAAGAACGCGCCGAGCATGGGTTGAGCGACGGCTTGGTACGTCTGTCGGTCGGCCTGGAGAATGTCGAGGACCTGCTGGACGATATCGGTGGCGCCCTTGACGCGGCGAGCTGATGGCGAGTGACATTTGCTGACGGGCACCCATATGTAAGGCTTGATGGACTGTCGCGGGGGGCGCTGTGCTTGGGTTCAGCGGAGATGCGACGCATGGCCAATATGATCACCCTGCTGCGTTTCGGGCTGTTGTTTGTTTTGGTCGCCATGGCCTATCAGGCACCCCCCTCATGGCAACTCATCAACATGCCGCTTCTGTTCGTCATCATCGCGCTCGACGGCCTGGACGGCTATGTCGCGCGCAAACGCCACGAGACCACAGCCTTCGGATCGATCTTCGACATCGCGGTCGACCGTATCGTCGAGTACGTCCTGTGGATCGTGCTGGCGGATCTCGACCTGATCCCGATCTGGGTCGCGCTCGTCTTTATCGTGCGCGGCACCATCGTCGATTCGATCCGTTACGGCGCGATCACCGACGGCGAGACAGCCTTCGGCATGATGCGCTCGCCGATCGGCAAGTTTCTGGTCGCCGGACGTTTCATGCGCGGCTTCTATGGCGCCGTCAAAGCGGTCACCTTCGGCTGGGTGCTGTTGATGCAGCCTTTGCCGGCCGTCGATCCGGGCCTGTGGGTGACCTGGCACGGCATGTTCAATCTTGTCACTGCCGCTCTTGTCGGCATCTCGGTCACCATCTGCCTGGTTCGCGGATTGCCGGTCATCATCGAGTTTGCCATGGGTAGCGGACTGCTCGGACCAAACGCAACGGCGGGAGACCGGCGATAGCACGGCTGGCGCTGTTCGATCTGGACGGGACCTTGCTGCCGCTACCCAGCAGCGAAACGCGTTTTTTCGCCCACATGCTGCGCAAGGGCCTTGTCGGCCCGCGGCAACTGGCGCGTAGCGGCTGGGCGTTCCTTGCGGCTCTCGTTGCCAGCGACCCCCACGGCACGGCACGCTACAAGGACTATCTAGCCGACCTGGATGTCGAAACGACCTGCCGGGAAGCCGAACGGTTTGCGTCGGAGACGCTCTTTGCGTTGCTGCGTCCCGACATGATCAACCGGCTCAACAGCCATCGTGCCGCAGGCGACCACGTGGTGCTCTTGACCGGCGCGCCCGACTTCTTGGCCGACACGTTGGGATGGCACCTGAACGTCGACGCGGTCTGCGCGACACAGTGCCGAACCGCGAACGGCCGCTATCTGGCCGCACCGCCACTCAATCATCCCTACCGGGAACGAAAACTCCTGATCGCCGAACAACTCGCCGTGCAACAAAAGACCACGCTTGCGGAGACGACAGCCTACGGTGATTCAAGACACGACATCGCGCTGCTGAGTGCGGTTGGCCATCCCGTTGCCGTGGAGCCGGACCGCAAGCTTCGGCAACGCGCCAATGTCGACGGCTGGGAGATTGTCACAAGCGCCGCATGAGCCAGCGCTAGTTGGTGGGGTAGCGGATCTGCGGGCCTAAGTTGGCGACAATCTCGCGCGCATCATAGGAGTAGGGATCATCCGGCGGTTTGGGGCCGCGGTAAGCCAGAAACTCGACGGTGGCCTCAAACTTCTCGGTCGTGCGCGTCGTTGCCGTGCCGAAGGTCGCACCGTAGTACGGACCATAGAACGGTCCATAGTAAGGACCGTAGTAGGGCCCGCGGTAGGACCTGTAGCCATAAAACAAGCTGCCACCGGGATATACGTTGTAGCTGGTATACGTGTTGACGTCGCGTTCGGTGTCACGCTCGACCACCTCGAAGTGATCGCCGCCGACTTCCAGCGTCAGTTCCGCCGCCCGGTAGAGCAGGTAGTTTTCAACGGTCTCGCGTGAGGTCCTGGTGTTGCCATAGAACGTGACGCGATAACGGTTCGCCTCCAGCTGCGTGCTGCTGTAACCGTAGCCATCCTGACGTGGCTGATACGGTGTCGGCTTGACGCAGGCTGCAAGAGCCAGGACGCCCATCAGCGCGACAGCGCCGATCATCCCCCGTCTTGTCAGGTTAGGCATTTCCAGCATGTCCTCATCACAGATTGGACCGTCAGTTGATCTGACTTAAATTGAGCATAGCAAGAAAACGCCCCGGGGCTAAACAAGGGGCCTTGCTCTGCTGACTGTCATGTTGTGTCCGGCTCACGCGGGCGCAAGCCGACCGTCGGCGTCGATCGAAAGAGGCAATCAAGCCGGTTGCGCAAGAGCTGATCCGCACGACTGGCACGTCAGGGAGAGACCGTTCATGGCTGGCAAGAAGAAGCAGCGTAAACTGCGCGGATTGTCTGATATCCGTCGCTATTTCCACCGCAACGAAACACCGATCTACTTCATCAGTGCGACCAACTTCAATCTATTGGGCATGGATGAGTGGGCGAGAAACTTCAAATTTATCAACTACTTGGACTGCTACGACGGCCGTCATCCCAATACCTTTATCCCGCCAGAACACCCCCATGACGAGTTCCAATCGATCGAGGACATCAACAACTACCTGCTGCGCCATCCCGACGTTCTCAACCTGATCAACAAGCGAGGCGGCAAGCCCAAGGCCGTCTTCTTGATGTTCGATGAAGAGACCGAATCGCTTGCCCGACAAGCCGGCATGGATGTCTGGTTCCCCGATGCCGCCCTTCGAACCCGGCTCGATCACAAGGTCGAGACCGTCAGGATCGGCAACGCTGCCGGTGTGCCGTCGGTGCCCAATGTGTTGGCGCCGCTGGCCTCCTACGGCGACCTTGTCGCGCGCGCGCGCGAGGCCGCATTGGGCGACGATCTCGTCGTCCAGACGGCCTATGGCGATTCCGGTCACACGACCTTCTTTATCCAGAATGAAGAGGATTGGAACGAACACGCCAACGAGATCATCGGTCAAGGCGACACCAAGATCATGAAACGCATTGCCTGCCGCCAGGCCGCGATCGAAGGCTGCACGACGAAGGCGGGCACCATAGTCGGCCCGCTGATGACGGAGATCGTCGGCTTCAAGGAGCTGACCCCCTACAAAGGCGGCTGGGCCGGCAACGAGATCTTTGCCGACTCGTTTACGCCGGACATCCGGTTGAAAGCGCGCGACCTGACCTTCCAGTTCGGCGAACAGCTTCGCAAGGAAGGATATCGTGGCTACTTCGAACTCGACTTTCTGATCGATAAGGACACCGATGAGATCTGGCTCGGTGAGTTGAACCCACGCGTTACCGGCGCCAGTTCAATGACCAACCATGCAGCCTTCGCCCATGCCGATGCGCCGCTCTTCCTGTTTCACTTGCTTGAATTCAGCGATGTCGATTTCGAGTTCGACGTCGCGGCGCTGAACGAGCGTTGGTCGGACCCCGACAACATCGATAGCTGGTCACAACTGGTCATCAAACACACGGCCGACACCGTCGAAAAGGTGACCGAAGCGCCGCAGTCCGGCATCTGGCATTTGCGCGACAACGGCGAGGTCCAGTATGGCCGCTTCGACTATCATCGCCGCGCGGTCGAGAACGAGAACGAGGCGTTCTTTCTGCGTATCGCCGGGCCGGGCGACTACCGGTACGAAGGCGCCGATCTTGGAATCCTGATCACGCGCGGCCGCTTGATGACCAAGAAGTTCGAGCTGAACAACCGGGCGCGCGCCTGGATCGACGGCATCCACGCAAACTACAAGGCCACGCCCATTGATGGCGGCGACGAGCCGCGATCGGCCGAGATCCAGCCGGGAGCCTTCAAAATCCTCTAGATTTGCCTTGGCTACGTCTTGCCGGTGGGTGAGACCTCGGTCCAGACTGCGGTCTCGCCTGATAACCGGAAGCGAACCATGTCTGTGCCCGAGAGTTTGATCGTCGCGCGCGACGACACCATCGTTACCGTGACCATCAACCGACCCGAGCGGCTCAACGCGCTCGATCAGGTGACCGCGCGTGGTTTGTCCGAAGTGTTTCACGAGCTCTCTGCCGACGACGGCATCCGCTGCATCGTGTTGCGCGGTGCCGGCGACCGCGCCTTTGGTGTCGGCGCCGACATCAAGGAATTCAGCGAAGCCCGGTCCAACCCCGATCAGGCGCGCAGCTACGACGCCAATTGGGGCGACGGGCTGGCGAGCTGCCGCCACCCGGTGATCGCCATGATCAAAGGCTATTGCGTCGGCGGCAGCCTCGGCCTGATCCCTTACTGCGATCTCAGGATCGCCGGGCGTTCGGCGCGCTTCGCGGTGCCGGCCGGCAAACTGGGTATTACCTATAGCCACCACGAGATTGCCGCGCTCGCCCGGCTGGTCGGCCCGGCCGGCGCGCTGGAGTTCCTGTTGGAAGGCGAGATGATCGGTGCCAAAAGGGTCCTGCAGATGGGCCTGGTCAACCGCGTCGTCGATGATGAAGAGGTCGAGGCGGTAACCTACCAGACCGCCCGCAACATTGCGGAGAAAGCGCCGCTCTCGGCGCGCTGGCACAAGAAGTTCGTGAACCGGCTTTTGGACCCCACACCGCTGAGCGACGGGGAACGCGACGAAGCCTATCTGTGCTTCGAGACCGACGATTTTCGTATCGGCCGGGAAGCCTTCGCCACGAAGGAAAAGCCTGAGTTCAGGGGAAGCTGATGGCGTCTTCCGGCACGAAGGGCTCGGGCTATGGACCGCTGCAAGGCGTCCGGGTCATCGACCTGACCCATATCCTGGCCGGGCCGGTCTGTGCGTTGATGCTGGCCGACATGGGCGCGGAGGTGATCAAGATCGAGCGGGTGCCGTTCGAGGCCGACGAAGCCCGCACCGATACCGATCCCTACCATATCAATGGCGTTTCGGCGCCGCATATGATCGTCAACCGCAACAAGAAAAGCCTGCCGTTGAATCTGAAGCAGGAAGCGGCGCGCGAGATCCTCGCCCGGCTGATCGCAGACGCCGACGTGGTGCTGGAGAACTACCGCCCCGGTGTGATGGACCGCCTGGGGTTCGGTTGGGAGAGCCTGCACCAAAAGCACCCCGGTCTGATCTATGGCGCCGTGTCCGGTTTCGGGCGTTCCGGACCCTATGCGGATCGCGCCGGTTTCGACCTGATCACCCAGGGCATGGCGGGCCTGATGAGCATTACCGGCGAAGGTCATGGCCGCCCGCCGGTCAAACCCGGCCCGCCGATGACCGACACCACGGCCGGCATCCTTCTGGCCATGGGTGTGTGCGCCGCCCTGCACCACCGCGACCGCACCGGCGAAGGTCAAATGGTCGACACGTCACTGTTCGAGGCAGGCATCATTCATACCTACTGGCATTCCGCGATTGCGTTCTCCAGTGACGAGGTCCCCGGCCCCCTGGGCAGCGGCCATCCGCTGTCGGCGCCCTATCAGGCGTTTCCGACCAAGGACGGCTGGCTCACCTTGGGCGCGGCGAACGGCCCGACATGGCAACGCTTTGTCGACATGATCGACGATGACCGCTTGCGCGACGAGGCGCTCTTCGGCACCAACAAGGCGCGCATGGACCATCTGTCCGAACTCGTCGACGTTCTGGATGACATCTTTCGCAAGCGCACGACGGCGCAGTGGTTGCGCGCACTTGATGACGCCGGCGTTCCGGCGGGCCCGCTCAACACCATACCCGCCATGCACCAGGACGAGCAGGCGCTGGCCCGCGATATGATCGTCTCGCTCGACCATCCAACGGCCGGCTTGGTCCAGACGCTGGGTCTGCCGGTCAAGTTCTCCGAGACGCCGGGTGGCCCTAAGGCACCCGCGGCGCTTTATGGCGAGCACACGCGCGCTTTGCTCACGGGTCTGGGCTATGGTGACGCCGAGATTGATGAACTGGCACGCGACGGTGTCGTTGGACTGCCGGAGATGACACCGGTGTCCTGACGTTGAGCGCGATCAGAGGTCCTTGGCGCGGATGATGTAGTGCATGAAGACGGTGTGGGTGTCGATCAGATCGCCCTTGGCCCAGTCGTCGAACAGTTCCAGGAGCGGCTCCAGAGGCAGCTCGCTTAGGTGGTCGGCCAACGCGAAGCGCAGGATCTTCATCCGGTTTTCCCGCGTGTCCGGAAACCGCATGGTGTACGCGACGGTCTCGCGCTCGTGGGCGATGCCGAGCCTGGCGAGCGTGACGTCCAAGTCTTCAGATAGATGGTAGGGGATCGCCTTGCCCATCGCGTCGAACGCATAGTCCCAAAAGCGAATCAAGCTGTTGGTGCGGCCCGCGAGGGCTAACAACATCATGCCGTCAGGGGCCAGAGCAGCGATGAGCTGCTTCAGCGTCACCTCGAGGTCGGGCACGTAATAGAGAACGTGGTTCGACAGGATGAGGTCGAAGGGCGCGACGGCCGTGTCCGGCAACGCCGGCCAATGCGTGATCGGCGCGTCGGTGAAACGACCCAGGTCTTCGGCCGCGTGAAGACGCTGACTTTCGACGGGTTCGACGAGCGACAACATCAGGCGATCGGGCGACCAGCCCGCCTGGGTCAGGAACTTGGTCGAGAAATCGCCACCGCCGCAACCGAAGTCCAGCATGCGGATCGACCCCCCAGCCCGGCCGGCCTCGTCGATATAGGGAATGAGCGCGTCGAGCCCACGCTCCGCTTCGTCGGTTGCCGCGATGAAGAAGTCATAGTCGGCCTCGATCGCGCCGAAGTCCTTGGCGGCATTCTCCGTCATGCGATCCCCTTCATCACTCGCCCGATAGTACCTTATCTTGCAGGCCACCCACACACGCACCGATCAGACCCTGGCGATCCGAATCGAATCGTTTCACCAGGGATCCGCTGACACCACTCGTCAGATCGTGCCGCCCGCCCGCGAGATACCGGACTAGCGCATCGCCGTCGTGGTCAGTGTCCGGCGATATAGTGGCGCATGGCTTCGGTTTCGGACTCCAACGCTTCCAGCCGATGCTTGACCACGTCGCCAATGCTGATGATGCCGGCAAGCTTGCCATCGACGACCACCGGTAGATGGCGGATGCGATGACCGGTCATCGTTGCCATGACGTCTTCGATCGCAACGTCCGGCGTCACCGTCACCACGTCGGCCTGCATGATATCATCAACCCTGCAGTCCAGCGCGGCAGCCCCCTTTTCGGCAAGGCACCGCACGATATCACGCTCTGAGACAATCCCAGCGATTTGGCTATCATCCTCGCTGACCACCAACGCACCGATGCGTTCGGCCTTCAGTTGCCGGGACAACTCAGACACCGTCCAGTCCGGCCGTGCCGTCACGACACGGTCGCCCTTTGTTTTAAGGATACTGCTAACGTTCATCGCTTAGCTCCCTCCACCTATATGACGTAGAGACTGAAGCTATGGTTACAAGGCGCAATTGCGCCTACAAATAATAGTGGACGGCATGCGCTCGGCAACTTGAAACTGCGAATCGGTCGCGATGATCCGCCTTCACAAAGGCAGCGTCATCGTGTTCAGATGCACCGACTGCCGTGGACGGATTGGGGACTGATAAGTGCACATAGAAGAATATCGTTCGTCCCAGCAGGAAGAGGTTGCGGCCCTGACCGACAGCATATTCGGCGAGGGCTTCTTTGAAGGACCAGGTGACGACTGGCGTAACCCAGACACGCTGGCGCTCGTCGCCATCGAGGACGATCACGTCGTCGGTTTCGCCAGCGGTCGTCTGCTGCCCGAACATGGCCTGGCGGGCTTTCTGGATAATCAGATAAAGGATGTGCCCGCTGACATCGCCGAAGCCGACTCAAAGGGACGCCTGGGCGTCATTGAGGCCGTCGCGGTCGCTCTCGAACATCGCGGCGAGGGAATTGGCACGAAACTGCTGCGCGTGTTGCACGATCACATCGTTGGATACGGGGCCGACAAACTAATCGTCACGTTCAGGCAGGGACCAAGCTCATCCAGGGTGAAGGATCTGATGGAGCGCCTGGGCTATGAGTTCTGGACCAGCATGGATTCCTATTGGAAGACGCCCGGCGATGACGGCGAACCTGGCGGTGTCGAACGCAGCGGTGTCTGGGAAATCTATCGCGCCAAGGTCTATTGAGCGCGCACGTTTGATATTGCGGCCTTAATCTGCGTCGCCGTCGTCCACGGAGTGACCGTAGCGCAGGGCGACGGGCAGCAATGTCATCAAGACAACGGCAACCTCATCGCCAGGGTTGTGATAACGATGTCGTAGATGGCTCTGGAACAGGAAGCTGTCGCCGGGCTCCAGACGATAAAGATCGTCGCCGATCTGAATGTCAAGAATGCCGGACAGAAGGAAACCGGACTCCTCGCCCTCATGGCCATAGGTGTCGTCGCCCGATGACGCGCCGGGTTCGAATTCGCTGAGCACCATTGCGTGCTGGCCCGCCAAGGTCGGCGAGACCAGGTAGTCGTTCATGCCCAGGTAGTCGGACGTCGCGAGACCGGAATAGGAAAGCCGCCGGCGCTGATCGTGGCGGACGATGTAGCGGCGTTCGCCATCCTCATTGGCCATGTCGTTCTGGAAGAACCAGCCGATCGTGATGCCAAGCGCGTCGCTGATACTCTGTAACGTCCCGACCGATGGTTTCTTCAATCCGTTCTCGATCTGGCTGAGAAACCCGACCGAGCGACCCGTGCGCTTGGCGAGGTCGGCCAGCGTCATGCCGCGTGCTTTTCTGAGGCCGTGTATGTCGTTGCCAAGCCTTTCCGCGATGGTGTCGGCCTGCTCGGCATTCGTATCGGCCTTTTCGGGTTTCGCCATGCGGTCAAACTCCCGTCATAACGCCATGGCGGCTTTGAGGCCTTCAAGCACGGCTTCTTCGGCTGTTCGCGGGCTCAGCGCATCGCCGATCAGTGTGGCGGGCACGCCGATGGCGGCCAGGCTCCCGACAAGATCAGCCGTCCGGCTATGACCTTGGGCCAGGACCAGCGTGTCGACGTCCTCGCAGATGATGGGCTCGCGGTTGATCGTGTGCTGGAAGTAGACGCTCGTGTCGTCGGCGCCGAACAAACCGGCATGGGTAATGACCTCGACTCCCAGCTTATGCAGATCACCGATACCCTCATCCCTGACGATTTCGTTGATCTGCGCGCCAGGCGCAATGCCGTTGACCGCAAGCCGAACCCGGCAACCATCCCGCGCGAGCTTCTCGGCGACACCGATACCGATCCAATCGCACGCCCAGTCGGCAATAACGACGGAACCACCGACATTCGCCTCGCCACGGATAACCGACCACGCGTCGACGACATGGGCGCTGTCGGCGCCTTCCACCTCAGGGCGTCGCGGCACGGCGCCGGTTGCGATGACGACGGCATCGGGCGCGCGCTCCCGCACGAATGCCACATCGGCCTCCACGTTGCGCTCGACCCTGACGCCGGCGAGCTCAATCTCACGCTGGAAGTTCGTGATGATGCCGCCGAACTCTTCGCGCCCCGGCAGCATTTGGGCAAGGCGCGCCTGACCGCCGAGTTGGCCATCTTTCTCGACCAACGTCACATCGTGGCCGCGCTCCGCGGCAGTGGCAGCCGCCTTCATGCCACCTGGACCACCACCGATGACAAGCACCTTCTTCGGTTCGCTCGCCGGCGATTTCTCGTGGGCGAACTGTGTCTCGCGCCCGGTCTCGGGATGCTGAATGCAGGAGATCGGGTAATAGGAAAGCCGGTGGCCCACGCAGGCCTGGTTACAACCAATGCAGGCGCGAATGTTGTCGAACGTGCCCTTTTCGGCCTTAACCGGGAAGTCGGGATCGCAAATCAACGCGCGAACCATGCCAACCATGTCGGCCTGCCCCTGGGCCACCACCTCTTCGGCCATCTGCGGCTGATTGATGCGGCCACCGACCAGGACGGGTTTCGAAATGCGCTGGCGGATGGCGGCGGCCTGCGGCGCCCAATAGCCGTGCGGCACCGCCATCGACGGAAAGACATGGAGCCACCCCGCCGCGGAAGCTGAGTAGCCACCAATGACGTTGACATAATCGACCAGGCCGCTGGCATCGAGCGCGTCGCAGATCTCCAAGGTCTCGTCGACGTGCAGCCCCTCCTCCGCCATTTCGTCGGCGGAGACGCGCACACCGATGACCGTCTCGTCATCGGTTCGTGCGCGAATGGCCTTCAACACTTCGAACAGGAACCGCATGCGGTTGTCGAAGCTGCCGCCGAACTCGTCATCGCGCAGGTTGGTGCGCGGGTTGAGAAATTGGGCGACCAGATAGCCCATGCTGGCCAGCACCTCGACACCGTCGAAGCCGGCCTCGCGCATATGTCCGCCGGCCCGGCCAAAGGCCTCGATGACATCCCAGATCCAGTCGGCCGGCGCGGGATACGGGATCAAGCCGTAGCGGTCATGGGGCACGTCCGACGGCGCAAAGGCGGCGCGCTTTGATCCGTCTGCCGACGCACGGTTTGACGCGCCGGGATGAAAAAGCTGCCCGAAGAGCTTGCAGTCATAGCCGTGCAACGTGCGCGCCAGCCGCGAGAATCCCGGCACCACATCCGGGTTGCCACCGGAGATGTATTTCGACGGATTGTCGAACGAGGGATGCATCGACATGCCCTCCACAATCACCAGTCCGACACCACCTTTCGCCCGCGCCTCGTGATAGGCAACCAGCCTGTCGCCGACCTTGCCGTCCTCCACCAACGAGGTGCCGTGAGGCGGATAGAAGAGCCGGTTCTTGATGGTCAGACCGCCCAGGTCGACCGGCGAAAAAAGGTGGGCAAAGCTGCTCATGGGATCATACCGGATAGCGCAAGTGGCCGGGAATCGAGCTTAGGTCGACATGATCGCGTGGTTAACATATTGCCAATTTTTTTACAATTCGTATAACTGTTGTTCCGGGTTCAGCCTTGGGGCGGTTGAAACCTGCCGAACGGAGAGATCGCGATGGGTGTGCCGTTTGAGAGCCTGTATGCCGAGGGCGATGTTATGGCCATGCTGGGAGACGACGCACTCCGGCGCCTCGACCTCCCGCTTGCCGAGGCGTCCGGGCTACCGAACCTCGCCTACACCAGCGACGCTTGGCAGCGCCTGGAGAACCAGCGGCTCTTCGCCCGTACCTGGTGTTTTGCCGGCTACACCCATGACCTCCCCGACACCGGCGATGCGGTGCCGGTCGAGGTTGGTGGCATGCCGGTCGTGCTGGTGCGTGACCAGCAGGGCGACGTGCGCGGCTTTCACAATGTCTGCCGCCATCGCGGCGCGACGCTTTTGGAAGAAAAGGCATGCGGCCTGAGGTTTCTGACATGCCCCTATCATGCCTGGGCCTATGACCTGACGGGCGCGCTTAGAACCCGGCCCCACTTTCATGGCGGCGACAAACACGACGTCAGCGCCGATGGGAATGGGCCGGGGCTGAAGCCGGTGGCGACGGCCGTCTGGCACCACTGGATCTTCATCAACATGGATGGCCAGGCCGAGCCCTTTGACGACTTCATCGCACCGGTCGCCAAACGCTGCGACGGTTACGCAATCGACACCGCGCATTACGCCGGCTCGCTCGACTTCGACGTCGCGTGCAATTGGAAGCTGGCACTTGAGAACTACATCGAGCCCTATCACGTGTTTGCCGCCCATCCACGCCTGCACAGCTTCGTGCCCATGGCTGAGCGCGAGCCGTCCAAATGCGATGGGCACGTGTTGTGGAACTACTATCAGTTTCGCCAGCCCGAAGAGGGACGCGGTGTTGGCCTGCCGTACTTTCCGGGCCTGACGCCGGACCTTGCATCGCGTGGCATGTGGTTTGTCGCGGTTCCCAACTTCGCGTTCGAGGTTTACCCCGACCACATCGCGACCTTCATCGTCACGCCCTTGACACCCGCCATGTCGCGCGAACGCATCGACATCTACCTGGTCGGTGAAGCGGCCGAGGGCGAGCAGTTCGCCAACCAGCGCCAAGCGGTGTTCGATACCTGGCACGATCTGAACAAGGAAGACCTTGGCGTGATCGCCC containing:
- a CDS encoding DUF992 domain-containing protein, translating into MSSTVRRLCAAAALAAATSLPIAANADSIDTEAGYLRCDVEGSVSFIFGSTRDVTCTFDPVGDGTVETYTGTIERYGIDIGYMESSVMLWGVLSTGQPVPAGGLAGSYGGVSAEVAAGYGVGANVLVFGEKSLALQPLSVQGGEGLNIAAGVAELTLEHN
- a CDS encoding aminotransferase class I/II-fold pyridoxal phosphate-dependent enzyme; translated protein: MAATKEGDNRKLGFSTRAIHHGYDPASEHGALTPPIFMTSTYAFESAEAGGEMFRGERPGFVYGRTRNPTQALLEERVASLEGGEAALALATGMGAITATMWTLLSAGDQVVLDHTVYGNTFSFFTHGLPRFGVDVRLADLTDPANLEAVITDKTKVVFFETPANPNLRVIDIAAISAIARAHGALTVVDNTFSTPALQRPLDHGADLVVHSATKFLGGHGDLLAGLLVGPADTVHQVRQHGLRYLTGATLSPMAAFLIMRGLKTLEIRMARHSESAMRIADTLAGHRAIASLSYPWREDFAQRDVARRQMSGGGGLLAFELKGGMAAGLAFMNHVDLVTRAVSLGDSETLVQHPASMTHSSYSPEERAEHGLSDGLVRLSVGLENVEDLLDDIGGALDAAS
- a CDS encoding CDP-alcohol phosphatidyltransferase family protein; its protein translation is MANMITLLRFGLLFVLVAMAYQAPPSWQLINMPLLFVIIALDGLDGYVARKRHETTAFGSIFDIAVDRIVEYVLWIVLADLDLIPIWVALVFIVRGTIVDSIRYGAITDGETAFGMMRSPIGKFLVAGRFMRGFYGAVKAVTFGWVLLMQPLPAVDPGLWVTWHGMFNLVTAALVGISVTICLVRGLPVIIEFAMGSGLLGPNATAGDRR
- a CDS encoding HAD-IB family hydrolase, yielding MFDLDGTLLPLPSSETRFFAHMLRKGLVGPRQLARSGWAFLAALVASDPHGTARYKDYLADLDVETTCREAERFASETLFALLRPDMINRLNSHRAAGDHVVLLTGAPDFLADTLGWHLNVDAVCATQCRTANGRYLAAPPLNHPYRERKLLIAEQLAVQQKTTLAETTAYGDSRHDIALLSAVGHPVAVEPDRKLRQRANVDGWEIVTSAA
- a CDS encoding biotin carboxylase produces the protein MAGKKKQRKLRGLSDIRRYFHRNETPIYFISATNFNLLGMDEWARNFKFINYLDCYDGRHPNTFIPPEHPHDEFQSIEDINNYLLRHPDVLNLINKRGGKPKAVFLMFDEETESLARQAGMDVWFPDAALRTRLDHKVETVRIGNAAGVPSVPNVLAPLASYGDLVARAREAALGDDLVVQTAYGDSGHTTFFIQNEEDWNEHANEIIGQGDTKIMKRIACRQAAIEGCTTKAGTIVGPLMTEIVGFKELTPYKGGWAGNEIFADSFTPDIRLKARDLTFQFGEQLRKEGYRGYFELDFLIDKDTDEIWLGELNPRVTGASSMTNHAAFAHADAPLFLFHLLEFSDVDFEFDVAALNERWSDPDNIDSWSQLVIKHTADTVEKVTEAPQSGIWHLRDNGEVQYGRFDYHRRAVENENEAFFLRIAGPGDYRYEGADLGILITRGRLMTKKFELNNRARAWIDGIHANYKATPIDGGDEPRSAEIQPGAFKIL
- a CDS encoding enoyl-CoA hydratase-related protein, whose protein sequence is MSVPESLIVARDDTIVTVTINRPERLNALDQVTARGLSEVFHELSADDGIRCIVLRGAGDRAFGVGADIKEFSEARSNPDQARSYDANWGDGLASCRHPVIAMIKGYCVGGSLGLIPYCDLRIAGRSARFAVPAGKLGITYSHHEIAALARLVGPAGALEFLLEGEMIGAKRVLQMGLVNRVVDDEEVEAVTYQTARNIAEKAPLSARWHKKFVNRLLDPTPLSDGERDEAYLCFETDDFRIGREAFATKEKPEFRGS